The DNA region ACGGTAATATCCACACGGCGTTATTCGATTTTCAAGGAACGTAAATGTATAAAGATAAATTATGGGAGTAGTATTCAAATTACGGCTCTCAAATTTATCCCCCTCAATTGGTAGCCGGCGAAAACGGCTAAAACCCGCCACTTTTCGTAAAAATACCTTCTACTTCTTAGTTGGGAACTTTTTCGGCAAAAATTAGCCATCAAGTGAGAAATAAATATCCCTCTAAGTAGTAGGCAGCGAGAATGGCTAAAACCCGCCACAAGGTCGAAAAAATATTTTATGACCTCATCTAACAGGACAAAAATATGCGAATTGTATAGTGTCCGAGAAAAATATCTCTCTAATAGATAGCCGGCGAGATCGGCAAAAAGACAACCATATCAAAAAACTTTCCCTCACTTGACAACGGACATTTTTTCATTGAAATCGGGGGTAGGCAAACTCACCACTCTCAAATTTTCTCTCCTACTATTCGTTGCTTACTTTTTTTCGATTTGAGCAACATATTTTTGCGAAGTTTACAAATTGTTTTCATATCCTCTCACTATTCGTTGCTGACTTTTCGGGAAAATTTTGCGTACCTTTCTAATATTCGTTACTGACTTTTTTTCAAAAGCACAACCTGAGAACGTCAAAAAAATTATCCCTCTAAGTGGTAGCCGGCGAAATAAGGCAAAAAGGGCAAGATTTTCAGAAATTTTTTCTCCACAGTTGGTAGGCAGCGAAACAGCAATAAAAGGGCAATATCTTGCGAAAAATATTTATCCCCTCAATAGATAGCCAGCGAAAAGGCATAAAACCCGACACATCCTCTAATATTTAGTTGGAAACTTTTTTGTCGTTTGAGCCAAACTTTTTTGAAAATAAATGTCCCTCTAAGTGGTAGCCGGCGAGAAGCCTTGATTTTTGCACTTTTTTGAAAATTGTCCTCTACTTTTTAGTTGGGAACTTTTTTGAGAAATTTTGCGTAATATTTACTTAAAAAATTTGTTCCTCTAATTGGTAGGCAGCGAAAGAAGGCAAAAGACAACCTCGCACAAAAAGTCCTCTCAATAGGTAGCCATCGAAAACGCCAATTTTATACCCCTCACTATTACGTTGCTTACTTTTTTTCAATTTGGCCGAAAAGTTTTTCAAAAAAGTTGAAGAAAATTTTTGCCCCCTCAAGTAGTAGCCGGCGAAAGAGATCAAAAGACAACCACGTAGGAAAAGTTTTCTCAATTGGTAGGCAACGAAAGTCCACAATTTTTGCATTTTTTTGAAAATTGCTCTCTATTTTTTAGTTGGGAACTATTTTCAGATTTGGACGAAAATTTCTCTAAAAATAAATGTCCCTCTAAGTGGTAGGCAGCGAAAATGGCAAAAATATAAGGCTGTTCGTAAAAAACAACCTAAAATTTGAAAACGGCGGTGGAATTTTAAGTTTCCACCGCCGTAGCGTTATGAATATATTTGAAACGTATAAACGCTATGCTTTGTCGTGAAGATCAGATAATCCTCGCGGTATTCATACGTTCCGCAACTTGTTTTGAGACACCGTCCGTCTCGGCTTTCGATATACATAAATTTTTCACCGGGATGCTTGTGCTCACTTTCAAACATTCCGAGTATACCTTCCATTCCGACGTATCTCATTCGCCAAGACCATTCGTTTTCATCGTTATCGACTATTGGGATGATCTCTATGAGCTTGGCGATATATGCGTTTACCTTTTGAGCCAGTAGGTTAGGGTATTCTTCTTCGTACCATACGATGCCGCCGTTCCACTCCCGCGTCTTGTACGTTGGGATATTAGTAGGTCTTATTTCGTGATTTCCGTGTATGCAGAGGATCGTAGGCTTTACGTGGGATAGGTGTAATTTGGCTTCTGCGTCGCGCTCACCGCCGTAGTAGTTATATCCCGCGTCACCGAGTATAACGATAACGTCCGTTCTCAGCAAATGAAAGCGATTGGCAAATTTGATGATAGATCTGTAACCACCGTGAGTATCACCCGTGAAGTATATCATACGTCCTCACCTCTCAGAACCTCAAGCATAATTCTCGCGCCGAGACGAAAGGCATATGTAAATATTTCGCGCTCATTGATTTCGGAAAGCTCCGACCAACAATCGTCAAACCTTTGCAGAATATCCTTCTGCTTTTCGTCAAGAGTATTAGATAGGTTGTCGTGATGGGTGGCAATGTAGCCGATAAGTTCCTTTGCTTCTTTCGTGGCAATTCTGCAATCGCTGTTCGGAGAGATATTACCGTACCATAATTCGTTCAGCACGTTCATCGGTACACCACCTCTCGCAAAACAAATTCCTCGGCGCAGGTGCGGATGTTATTCATTTCTTGTACCCAGCGCATTTGGTCTATTGCCTTCAATTCTTCCGTGACGCCGTTCCTTTCGGCGCGTTGTGTGATCTCTGTTTCCAAAAGTGTTGCCGCCTGCTCGTCGATAGCGTGAAGATGTTCGTTCAAGCGTCCCTCGGTCAGCAAGGTCGTGTAAGTGCCGCGCCGATGGCTTTTGAGAAACGTGAGATGAAGATTGCCGTACTTGCCGATCTGATAGTCGGTCTGTTCGGGCAGTTTAAGCTCGGGGTAAAACTGATCCCCGATCTGTTTGTAGTGCAGTTCCATACTGTATTCCTTTCTTCGCTGTAATGGATTTGTGGGTTCTCAGCAGTTGAGAATAGCTTTTCTTGCTCCTTTCCTCATAACTGCCGTTCTATTCACCACAAATGAGCCGTCACAGCTATGTATTTATTAGGCTTTGCGTGACGTACACACATTACCCTCTATAGAATACAATATGAATGTTATCCGTGTTAAGATGGGTGGTAACAACTACTTCGTAATTTGCTCCCCACATTCTACGGGCAGTTTCCAAGCCTATTTTATGAGCTTCTTCGGGGGTAACTTCTCCCGACACAAAACTCTGATACCCGTGATAGGCAACGTTGCCGCCGAGTTTCCCATACCGCCGTTTGGTTGCCATC from Elusimicrobiaceae bacterium includes:
- a CDS encoding TnpV protein, encoding MELHYKQIGDQFYPELKLPEQTDYQIGKYGNLHLTFLKSHRRGTYTTLLTEGRLNEHLHAIDEQAATLLETEITQRAERNGVTEELKAIDQMRWVQEMNNIRTCAEEFVLREVVYR
- a CDS encoding relaxase/mobilization nuclease domain-containing protein, yielding MASTGFWPVKSRLKEVIDYAENPDKTTDKKFLDEDLWAALCYVENDQKTDQTMYVSGINCPKQRAYQCMMATKRRYGKLGGNVAYHGYQSFVSGEVTPEEAHKIGLETARRMWGANYEVVVTTHLNTDNIHIVFYRG
- a CDS encoding metallophosphoesterase produces the protein MIYFTGDTHGGYRSIIKFANRFHLLRTDVIVILGDAGYNYYGGERDAEAKLHLSHVKPTILCIHGNHEIRPTNIPTYKTREWNGGIVWYEEEYPNLLAQKVNAYIAKLIEIIPIVDNDENEWSWRMRYVGMEGILGMFESEHKHPGEKFMYIESRDGRCLKTSCGTYEYREDYLIFTTKHSVYTFQIYS